The following are from one region of the Nocardioides marmotae genome:
- the gltB gene encoding glutamate synthase large subunit: protein MPYSHAFPPPQGLYDPSHEHDACGVAFVANLSGEASHEIVRQGVTALLNLDHRGAAGAEANSGDGAGILLQVPDAFLREVVDFELPGRGAYAVGTAFLPGDEEAVAATRRRVEEIAGEEGLDVLGWREVPVDPSPLGQTALGVMPTFAQLFVAGKGSRLTGLGLERMAFCLRKRAERETDVYFPSLSSRTLVYKGMLTPAQLDEVFPDLRDERMTSAMAVVHSRFSTNTFPSWPLSHPFRYIAHNGEINTVMGNRNWMRAREALLDSDLIPGDLERLYPICTPGASDSASFDEVLELLHMGGRSLPHAVLMMIPEAWENHGEMDAKRRAFYEFHSALMEPWDGPACVVFTDGSQIGAVLDRNGLRPSRYWVTDDGLVVLASEVGVLDIDPAKVVRKGRLQPGRMFLVDTDEHRIIEDEEVKAELAAEHPYEEWLHAGLIHLDDIPDREHIVHTHASVTRRQQVFGYTQEDLRVILTPMANTGAEPIGSMGTDTPIAALSDRPRLLFDYFNQLFAQVTNPPLDAIREELVTSLNGTIGPESNLLEPQPASCRQVVLPFPVISNDDLAKIRHINRDGDMPGFITHVARGLYEVEGGGAALARRIEEICAEVSKAISEGARVIVLSDRHSTAELAPIPSLLLTGAVHHHLVREKTRTQVGLLVEAGDVREVHHVALLVGYGAAAVNPYLAMESVEDLARDGYYVKADPEAAVKNLVKALGKGVLKVMSKMGVSTVASYTGAQIFEAVGLSQAVVDQYFTGTTSKLGGVELDTLAEEVARRHAAAYPRGGISPAHRELETGGEYQWRRDGEPHLFDPETVFRLQHATRAGRYDVFKQYTQRVDDQSARLMTLRGLFRFKDAESTGRQPIPVEEVESVASIVKRFSTGAMSYGSISQEAHETLAIAMNRLGGKSNTGEGGEDPERLYDPERRSAIKQVASGRFGVTAEYLTNSDDIQIKMAQGAKPGEGGQLPGHKVYPWVAKTRHSTPGVGLISPPPHHDIYSIEDLAQLIHDLKNANPAARVHVKLVSEVGVGTVATGVSKAHADVVLISGNDGGTGASPLTSLKHAGGPWELGLAETQQTLLLNNLRDRIVVQADGQLKTGRDVVVAALLGAEEFGFATAPLVVSGCVMMRVCHLDTCPVGVATQNPVLRERFTGKAEYVVNFFEFIAQEVREYLAELGFRSIDEAVGRVDALDTVAAVDHWKAAGLDLAPVLHVPELPEGAALRNTTGQDHGLEKALDVTTLVPLAQAALERGEPVRAQVEIRNVNRTVGTILGHEVTKRYGGAGLPDGTIDLTFTGSAGQSFGAFVPNGMTLRLEGDANDYVGKGLSGGRIVVRPDRSAPFRSEEQIIAGNTIGYGATSGRIFLRGGVGERFCVRNSGAWAVTEGVGDHACEYMTGGRVVVLGKTGRNFAAGMSGGVAWVLDLKPERVNTELVELGPVTGDEAVELEQLVREHHEETGSEVAAALLADWPAALARFTEIMPTDYRKVIEAKAKAEAEGLDETETANAMMGALHG, encoded by the coding sequence GTGCCCTACTCGCACGCGTTCCCGCCGCCCCAAGGGCTCTACGACCCCAGCCACGAGCACGATGCGTGCGGTGTGGCCTTCGTCGCGAACCTGTCGGGCGAAGCGAGCCACGAGATCGTCCGCCAGGGCGTGACCGCGCTCCTCAACCTCGACCACCGCGGAGCCGCGGGCGCCGAGGCCAACTCCGGCGACGGTGCCGGCATCCTGCTCCAGGTCCCCGACGCGTTCCTGCGCGAGGTCGTGGACTTCGAGCTCCCGGGCCGCGGCGCGTACGCCGTCGGCACGGCGTTCCTCCCCGGTGACGAGGAGGCGGTCGCCGCCACCCGCCGCCGCGTCGAGGAGATCGCCGGCGAGGAGGGCCTCGACGTCCTCGGCTGGCGCGAGGTGCCGGTCGACCCCTCGCCGCTGGGGCAGACCGCGCTGGGGGTCATGCCGACCTTCGCCCAGCTCTTCGTCGCGGGCAAGGGCAGCCGGCTGACCGGCCTCGGCCTGGAGCGGATGGCCTTCTGCCTGCGCAAGCGCGCCGAGCGGGAGACCGACGTCTACTTCCCGTCGCTGTCCTCGCGCACCCTGGTCTACAAGGGCATGCTCACCCCCGCCCAGCTCGACGAGGTCTTCCCCGACCTGCGCGATGAGCGGATGACCTCGGCGATGGCCGTGGTCCACTCGCGGTTCTCCACCAACACCTTCCCGAGCTGGCCGCTCTCGCACCCGTTCCGCTACATCGCCCACAACGGTGAGATCAACACCGTCATGGGCAACCGGAACTGGATGCGGGCCCGCGAGGCGCTGCTGGACTCCGACCTGATCCCGGGCGACCTCGAGCGGCTCTACCCGATCTGCACCCCGGGCGCCTCGGACTCCGCGTCCTTCGACGAGGTCCTCGAGCTGCTGCACATGGGTGGCCGCTCGCTGCCGCACGCCGTGCTGATGATGATCCCCGAGGCGTGGGAGAACCACGGCGAGATGGACGCCAAGCGCCGCGCGTTCTACGAGTTCCACTCCGCCCTGATGGAGCCCTGGGACGGCCCGGCCTGCGTCGTGTTCACCGACGGCTCGCAGATCGGCGCCGTGCTGGACCGCAACGGCCTGCGCCCCTCGCGCTACTGGGTCACCGACGACGGCCTCGTCGTCCTGGCCTCCGAGGTCGGCGTCCTCGACATCGACCCCGCCAAGGTCGTCCGCAAGGGCCGGCTCCAGCCGGGCCGGATGTTCCTCGTCGACACCGACGAGCACCGGATCATCGAGGACGAGGAGGTCAAGGCCGAGCTCGCCGCGGAGCACCCCTACGAGGAGTGGCTGCACGCCGGCCTCATCCACCTCGACGACATCCCCGACCGCGAGCACATCGTCCACACCCACGCCTCGGTCACCCGGCGCCAGCAGGTCTTCGGCTACACCCAGGAGGACCTGCGGGTCATCCTCACGCCGATGGCCAACACCGGCGCCGAGCCGATCGGCTCGATGGGCACCGACACCCCGATCGCGGCGCTCAGCGACCGGCCGCGCCTGCTCTTCGACTACTTCAACCAGCTCTTCGCGCAGGTCACGAACCCGCCGCTGGACGCCATCCGCGAGGAGCTCGTCACCTCGCTCAACGGCACCATCGGCCCGGAGTCGAACCTGCTCGAGCCGCAGCCGGCCTCGTGCCGGCAGGTGGTCCTGCCGTTCCCGGTCATCTCCAACGACGACCTGGCCAAGATCCGCCACATCAACCGCGACGGCGACATGCCGGGCTTCATCACCCACGTCGCCCGCGGCCTCTACGAGGTCGAGGGCGGCGGCGCGGCGCTCGCCCGGCGGATCGAGGAGATCTGCGCGGAGGTCAGCAAGGCGATCTCCGAGGGCGCGCGCGTCATCGTGCTCTCCGACCGGCACTCCACCGCCGAGCTCGCGCCGATCCCGTCGCTGCTGCTCACCGGTGCGGTCCACCACCACCTGGTCCGGGAGAAGACCCGCACCCAGGTCGGCCTGCTGGTCGAGGCCGGCGACGTCCGCGAGGTCCACCACGTGGCCCTGCTCGTCGGGTACGGCGCGGCCGCGGTGAACCCCTACCTCGCGATGGAGTCCGTCGAGGACCTCGCCCGCGACGGCTACTACGTCAAGGCCGACCCCGAGGCCGCGGTCAAGAACCTGGTCAAGGCGCTCGGCAAGGGCGTGCTCAAGGTGATGTCGAAGATGGGCGTCTCCACGGTGGCCTCCTACACCGGCGCGCAGATCTTCGAGGCGGTCGGCCTCTCCCAGGCGGTCGTCGACCAGTACTTCACCGGCACGACCTCCAAGCTCGGCGGTGTCGAGCTCGACACCCTCGCCGAGGAGGTCGCCCGGCGCCACGCCGCGGCGTACCCCCGCGGCGGCATCTCGCCGGCCCACCGCGAGCTCGAGACGGGCGGTGAGTACCAGTGGCGCCGCGACGGCGAGCCGCACCTGTTCGACCCCGAGACCGTCTTCCGCCTCCAGCACGCCACGCGTGCGGGTCGCTACGACGTGTTCAAGCAGTACACCCAGCGCGTCGACGACCAGTCGGCGCGGCTGATGACGCTGCGCGGGCTCTTCCGGTTCAAGGACGCCGAGTCCACCGGCCGTCAGCCGATCCCGGTCGAGGAGGTCGAGTCGGTCGCCTCGATCGTCAAGCGCTTCTCGACCGGCGCGATGTCCTACGGCTCGATCAGCCAGGAGGCGCACGAGACCCTCGCGATCGCGATGAACCGGCTCGGCGGCAAGTCGAACACCGGCGAGGGCGGCGAGGACCCCGAGCGGCTCTACGACCCCGAGCGGCGCAGCGCGATCAAGCAGGTCGCCTCGGGCCGGTTCGGCGTGACCGCGGAGTACCTCACCAACTCCGACGACATCCAGATCAAGATGGCCCAGGGCGCCAAGCCCGGCGAGGGCGGGCAGCTGCCCGGCCACAAGGTCTACCCGTGGGTGGCCAAGACCCGGCACTCCACGCCGGGCGTGGGCCTGATCAGCCCGCCGCCGCACCACGACATCTACTCGATCGAGGACCTGGCGCAGCTGATCCACGACCTGAAGAACGCCAACCCGGCGGCCCGCGTCCACGTGAAGCTGGTCTCCGAGGTCGGCGTCGGCACGGTCGCGACGGGTGTGTCCAAGGCGCACGCCGACGTCGTGCTCATCTCGGGCAACGACGGCGGCACCGGCGCCTCGCCGCTGACCTCGCTCAAGCACGCCGGCGGTCCCTGGGAGCTCGGCCTCGCCGAGACCCAGCAGACCCTGCTGCTGAACAACCTGCGCGACCGGATCGTCGTGCAGGCCGATGGCCAGCTCAAGACCGGCCGCGACGTCGTCGTGGCGGCGCTGCTCGGCGCCGAGGAGTTCGGCTTCGCGACCGCGCCGCTGGTCGTCTCGGGCTGCGTGATGATGCGGGTCTGCCACCTCGACACCTGCCCCGTGGGCGTCGCGACGCAGAACCCCGTCCTGCGCGAGCGGTTCACCGGCAAGGCCGAGTACGTCGTGAACTTCTTCGAGTTCATCGCCCAGGAGGTGCGTGAGTACCTCGCCGAGCTCGGCTTCCGCAGCATCGACGAGGCCGTCGGCCGCGTCGACGCGCTCGACACCGTCGCCGCGGTCGACCACTGGAAGGCCGCGGGGCTCGACCTCGCCCCGGTCCTCCACGTGCCCGAGCTGCCCGAGGGTGCCGCGCTGCGCAACACCACCGGCCAGGACCACGGCCTGGAGAAGGCGCTCGACGTCACCACGCTCGTCCCGCTGGCCCAGGCCGCGCTCGAGCGCGGCGAGCCGGTGCGGGCGCAGGTGGAGATCCGCAACGTCAACCGCACCGTCGGCACGATCCTCGGCCACGAGGTGACCAAGCGGTACGGCGGCGCCGGGCTGCCCGACGGGACGATCGACCTCACCTTCACCGGCTCGGCGGGCCAGTCCTTCGGCGCGTTCGTGCCGAACGGGATGACGCTGCGCCTCGAGGGCGACGCGAACGACTACGTCGGCAAGGGCCTCTCCGGCGGCCGGATCGTCGTGCGGCCCGACCGCTCGGCACCGTTCCGCTCCGAGGAGCAGATCATCGCCGGCAACACGATCGGCTACGGCGCCACCTCGGGCCGGATCTTCCTGCGCGGCGGGGTCGGCGAGCGCTTCTGCGTCCGCAACTCCGGCGCCTGGGCGGTCACCGAGGGCGTGGGCGACCACGCCTGTGAGTACATGACCGGCGGCCGCGTGGTCGTGCTGGGCAAGACCGGCCGCAACTTCGCTGCCGGCATGTCCGGCGGCGTCGCGTGGGTGCTCGACCTCAAGCCGGAGCGGGTCAACACCGAGCTCGTCGAGCTCGGCCCGGTCACCGGGGACGAAGCCGTCGAGCTCGAGCAGCTGGTGCGCGAGCACCACGAGGAGACCGGCTCGGAGGTCGCGGCGGCGCTGCTGGCCGACTGGCCGGCCGCCCTGGCCCGCTTCACCGAGATCATGCCGACCGACTACCGCAAGGTCATCGAGGCCAAGGCCAAGGCCGAGGCCGAGGGCCTGGACGAGACCGAGACCGCGAACGCGATGATGGGAGCCCTCCATGGCTGA
- a CDS encoding glutamate synthase subunit beta: MADPKGFLKEGREVAARRPVEERVQDWNEVYPGSAGRALLPIIGPQAGRCMDCGIPFCHQGCPLGNLIPEWNDLVWRDDWDDAIDRLHATNNFPEFTGRLCPAPCEAACVLGINQDPVTIKNVEVTIADRAFDSGYVRPQPPEWLSGRTVAVIGSGPAGLAAAQQLTRAGHTVAVYERADKIGGLMRYGIPEFKMEKKYLDRRLDQMRREGTVFRAGVEVGSGALTAEKLRERYDAVVVAIGSTVPRDLQAPGRELGGIHQAMEFLPQANRVALGESVEGQITATGKHVVIIGGGDTGADCLGTSTRQGAASITQLEIMPEPPTSRPAGQPWPTYPMTFRVSSAHEEGGERVYAVSTKEFLGDEDGNVRALKLVDVKLEDGKLVEIEGSERDIPAELVLFAMGFTGPERPGLVEQLGVELDERGNIKRDLGYQTTVPGVFVAGDAGRGQSLIVWAIAEGRAAAAAVDTYLTGTTALPAPVKPTDRPLMV; encoded by the coding sequence ATGGCTGACCCGAAGGGATTCCTGAAGGAGGGTCGCGAGGTCGCGGCCCGGCGCCCGGTGGAGGAGCGCGTCCAGGACTGGAACGAGGTCTACCCGGGCTCGGCCGGTCGCGCGCTGCTGCCGATCATCGGGCCGCAGGCCGGCCGGTGCATGGACTGCGGCATCCCGTTCTGCCACCAGGGCTGCCCGCTGGGCAACCTGATCCCCGAGTGGAACGACCTGGTCTGGCGCGATGACTGGGACGACGCGATCGACCGGCTCCACGCGACGAACAACTTCCCGGAGTTCACCGGCCGGCTCTGCCCCGCCCCGTGCGAGGCGGCCTGCGTCCTGGGCATCAACCAGGACCCGGTGACGATCAAGAACGTCGAGGTCACGATCGCCGACCGCGCGTTCGACTCCGGGTACGTCCGCCCGCAGCCGCCGGAGTGGCTCTCGGGCCGCACCGTCGCGGTGATCGGCTCGGGCCCGGCGGGTCTCGCCGCCGCCCAGCAGCTCACCCGGGCCGGCCACACCGTCGCGGTCTACGAGCGCGCCGACAAGATCGGCGGGCTGATGCGCTACGGCATCCCCGAGTTCAAGATGGAGAAGAAGTACCTCGACCGCCGCCTCGACCAGATGCGGCGCGAGGGCACGGTCTTCCGGGCCGGCGTCGAGGTGGGCAGCGGTGCGCTGACCGCCGAGAAGCTCCGCGAGCGGTACGACGCCGTGGTCGTCGCCATCGGGTCCACGGTCCCGCGCGACCTCCAGGCCCCGGGCCGCGAGCTCGGCGGGATCCACCAGGCGATGGAGTTCCTCCCGCAGGCCAACCGGGTCGCGCTGGGGGAGAGCGTCGAGGGCCAGATCACCGCGACCGGCAAGCACGTGGTGATCATCGGCGGCGGCGACACCGGCGCGGACTGCCTCGGGACCTCCACCCGTCAGGGCGCGGCCTCGATCACCCAGCTCGAGATCATGCCCGAGCCGCCGACGAGCCGGCCCGCGGGCCAGCCGTGGCCGACGTACCCGATGACCTTCCGGGTCTCCTCCGCGCACGAGGAGGGCGGCGAGCGGGTCTACGCCGTCTCGACCAAGGAGTTCCTCGGCGACGAGGACGGCAACGTCCGCGCGCTCAAGCTCGTCGACGTCAAGCTCGAGGACGGCAAGCTGGTCGAGATCGAGGGCAGCGAGCGGGACATCCCCGCCGAGCTGGTCCTCTTCGCGATGGGATTCACCGGCCCCGAGCGGCCCGGACTGGTCGAGCAGCTCGGCGTCGAGCTCGACGAGCGCGGCAACATCAAGCGCGACCTGGGCTACCAGACAACCGTCCCCGGCGTGTTCGTCGCCGGCGACGCGGGTCGCGGGCAGTCGCTCATCGTGTGGGCGATCGCCGAGGGTCGCGCCGCCGCGGCGGCGGTCGACACCTACCTGACCGGCACGACCGCGCTGCCGGCGCCGGTCAAGCCGACCGACCGCCCGCTGATGGTCTGA
- the pyk gene encoding pyruvate kinase yields MRRAKIVCTLGPATSSPRRIRELVYAGMDVARLNMSHGSHEDHAEAYRLVREAADASGHGVGIFADLQGPKIRLETFAGGPVQLRRGQAWTITTRDVPGDSEAAGTTYKGLPGDVNVGDPILIDDGKVRLRVTGVEGTDVHTEVLVGGRVSDHKGINLPGVAVSVPALSDKDERDLRFALSLAVDFVALSFVRSAEDAEDVRRIMREVGVSVPVIAKIEKPQAIENLDDVVAAFDGFMVARGDLGVECPLEDVPFLQKRIIEKARLNAKPVIVATQMLESMVGNPAPTRAETSDVANAVLDGADAVMLSGETSVGEYPVHTVETMARIVEATERHALAAEAVDRVSAIDWDPHTKGGVIAKAALEVAERVGARYVVAFTQSGDSARRMSRLRGSVPVLAFTPEAAVRSQLSLSWGVETFKTAPVEHTDEMVRQVDEQLLRIGRVEEGDLVVIIAGAPPGIPGSTNALRIHRMGDAIKGVAPAYRRAT; encoded by the coding sequence GTGCGTAGAGCCAAGATCGTCTGCACCCTCGGTCCCGCCACCTCCTCCCCGCGGCGGATCCGGGAGCTGGTCTACGCCGGCATGGACGTCGCCCGGCTGAACATGAGCCACGGGTCCCACGAGGACCACGCCGAGGCCTACCGGCTGGTGCGCGAGGCGGCCGACGCCAGCGGCCACGGGGTCGGCATCTTCGCCGACCTCCAGGGCCCGAAGATCCGCCTGGAGACGTTCGCCGGCGGGCCGGTCCAGCTGCGCCGCGGCCAGGCCTGGACGATCACCACGCGCGACGTCCCCGGCGACAGCGAGGCCGCGGGCACGACGTACAAGGGCCTGCCCGGCGACGTCAACGTCGGCGACCCGATCCTCATCGACGACGGCAAGGTCCGCCTCCGCGTGACCGGCGTCGAGGGCACGGACGTGCACACCGAGGTCCTCGTCGGCGGCCGCGTCAGCGACCACAAGGGCATCAACCTGCCCGGCGTCGCGGTGTCGGTGCCCGCGCTCTCGGACAAGGACGAGCGCGACCTGCGCTTCGCCCTGAGCCTCGCGGTCGACTTCGTCGCGCTCAGCTTCGTGCGCAGCGCCGAGGACGCCGAGGACGTGCGGCGGATCATGCGCGAGGTCGGCGTCTCGGTGCCGGTCATCGCCAAGATCGAGAAGCCGCAGGCCATCGAGAACCTCGACGACGTCGTCGCCGCCTTCGACGGTTTCATGGTCGCTCGCGGCGACCTCGGCGTGGAGTGCCCGCTCGAGGACGTGCCGTTCCTGCAGAAGCGGATCATCGAGAAGGCGCGGCTCAACGCCAAGCCCGTCATCGTCGCCACCCAGATGCTGGAGTCGATGGTCGGCAACCCCGCGCCCACCCGCGCCGAGACCTCCGACGTCGCCAACGCCGTCCTCGACGGCGCCGACGCGGTGATGCTCTCGGGCGAGACGAGCGTGGGGGAGTACCCCGTGCATACCGTGGAGACGATGGCCCGGATCGTCGAGGCCACCGAGCGCCACGCCCTCGCCGCCGAGGCGGTCGACCGGGTCTCCGCCATCGACTGGGACCCGCACACCAAGGGCGGCGTGATCGCTAAGGCCGCGCTCGAGGTCGCCGAGCGGGTCGGCGCGCGGTACGTCGTCGCCTTCACCCAGTCCGGCGACTCCGCCCGCCGCATGTCGCGGCTGCGCGGGTCGGTGCCGGTCCTCGCCTTCACCCCCGAGGCCGCCGTCCGCTCCCAGCTCTCCCTCTCGTGGGGGGTCGAGACCTTCAAGACCGCTCCCGTCGAGCACACCGACGAGATGGTGCGCCAGGTCGACGAGCAGCTGCTCCGCATCGGGCGGGTCGAGGAGGGCGACCTCGTCGTCATCATCGCCGGCGCCCCTCCGGGCATCCCCGGCTCGACCAACGCCCTGCGCATCCACCGCATGGGCGACGCCATCAAGGGCGTCGCGCCGGCGTACCGCCGCGCGACCTGA
- a CDS encoding transcriptional regulator — MAHVRPLATVESALRASDAGVPDRENAAAHGVAVKTIRRWRREYQRRGRPRGQTHLAPPCPRCEDGPLDEPAYAELLGWYLGDGHISLGRRGVHALHVYDDARYVADIARIQELMRAVKPGGRPHTRQVPGAVVVTVSWKHWPCLFPQHGPGRKHERPIVLEAWQREIVAAHPGPFLRGLFHSDGSRVRNWATRTVAGTTKRYDYPRWQFSNRSEDIHGLCTWALDLAGIPWRRSGRWTTSVSRRDAVAALDRLIGPKS, encoded by the coding sequence ATGGCCCACGTCCGCCCGCTCGCGACCGTCGAGAGCGCGCTCCGCGCGTCGGACGCCGGCGTGCCGGACCGGGAGAACGCCGCGGCCCACGGCGTCGCGGTCAAGACGATCCGTCGGTGGCGCCGGGAGTACCAACGGCGCGGCCGACCGCGAGGTCAGACCCACCTGGCCCCGCCGTGCCCGCGGTGCGAGGACGGGCCACTGGACGAACCGGCGTACGCCGAGCTCCTCGGCTGGTACCTCGGCGACGGCCACATCTCGCTCGGGCGGCGCGGGGTCCACGCACTGCACGTCTACGACGACGCCCGGTACGTCGCTGACATCGCGCGCATCCAGGAGCTGATGCGAGCGGTCAAGCCGGGCGGTCGCCCCCACACCCGACAGGTGCCGGGTGCCGTGGTGGTCACGGTCTCGTGGAAGCACTGGCCCTGCCTGTTCCCCCAGCACGGCCCCGGCCGGAAGCACGAGCGCCCGATCGTGCTGGAGGCCTGGCAGCGCGAGATCGTCGCGGCGCACCCGGGGCCGTTCCTGCGCGGTCTGTTCCACTCCGACGGCTCCCGCGTGCGCAACTGGGCGACCCGGACGGTCGCGGGGACCACGAAGCGCTACGACTACCCGCGGTGGCAGTTCAGCAACCGCTCCGAGGACATCCACGGCCTCTGCACCTGGGCCCTCGACCTCGCCGGGATCCCCTGGCGCCGGTCGGGCCGGTGGACGACCTCGGTCTCCCGCCGCGACGCGGTCGCGGCGCTCGACCGGCTCATCGGCCCGAAGTCGTGA
- a CDS encoding ANTAR domain-containing response regulator, with protein sequence MTEPSAVPSASSTTRTVVIAEDEVLIRMDLAEMLGEEGYDVVGQAGDGARAIELAQELRPDLVILDVKMPVLDGIAAAEAIARDRIAPVVILTAFSQRELVERARDAGAMAYLVKPFSKSDLVPAIEMAVSRFSELSLLEAEVADLTERLETRKSVDRAKGVLQQQLGLSEPEAFRWIQKTAMDLRLSMRQVADGVVEHGPGVAG encoded by the coding sequence GTGACCGAGCCCTCTGCCGTCCCGAGTGCCAGCAGCACCACGCGCACCGTCGTGATCGCCGAGGACGAGGTGCTCATCCGCATGGACCTCGCCGAGATGCTCGGCGAGGAGGGGTACGACGTCGTGGGCCAGGCCGGCGACGGCGCGCGGGCCATCGAGCTGGCCCAGGAGCTGCGGCCCGACCTGGTGATCCTCGACGTGAAGATGCCGGTCCTGGACGGGATCGCCGCGGCGGAGGCGATCGCCCGCGACCGGATCGCCCCCGTGGTCATCCTGACCGCGTTCTCCCAGCGCGAGCTGGTCGAGCGGGCGCGCGACGCCGGCGCGATGGCGTACCTCGTCAAGCCGTTCTCCAAGTCCGACCTGGTGCCGGCGATCGAGATGGCGGTGAGCCGGTTCTCCGAGCTCTCCCTGCTCGAGGCCGAGGTCGCCGACCTCACCGAGCGGCTCGAGACCCGCAAGTCCGTCGACCGGGCCAAGGGGGTGCTCCAGCAGCAGCTCGGCCTCTCCGAGCCCGAGGCGTTCCGCTGGATCCAGAAGACCGCGATGGACCTGCGCCTCTCGATGCGCCAGGTCGCCGACGGCGTCGTCGAGCACGGGCCCGGCGTCGCCGGCTGA
- a CDS encoding ABC transporter permease subunit, whose amino-acid sequence MKSRHHVRTTGARAARKGLVGALLLCLLVPLLLLSSTSSATAATLCLPKPDETGCISGTVGSRAEPVAGVDVILRDAEGAEVETVTTEEDGKFSFAVTEAGEYFVVLDEETLPDGLEQLPPRAAIAGPDGSVKVTAKLGSSVSPIVEVRDEDYDAGGVSFGDQIAQSVVNGLRLGLLLALASLGLSLIYGTTGLSNFSHAELVTLGGMVAYGLVNLAGINLWVGIVLTTVICAAAGYLQDRLLWQPLRRRGLGLTQLMIVTIGLALAAQYAYQFFVGASLQKVVVRDFGTTSFGPVTLTNLSFLAMGVAIVAIAAVGFVLLRTRIGQATRAVSDNPALAAASGIDVDKIIRLVWTAAAGLAGLAGVLYALVISNGIRWDTGMQILLLLFAAVTLGGLGTAFGAFVGSIIIGLVVELAGPLGAPGDLKYAVALGILIVLLLVRPQGILGRAERVG is encoded by the coding sequence TTGAAGTCTCGTCACCACGTCCGCACGACCGGTGCGCGGGCCGCGAGGAAGGGTCTGGTCGGTGCGCTGCTGCTGTGCCTGCTGGTCCCGCTCCTGCTGCTGAGCAGCACCTCGAGCGCGACAGCGGCCACCCTGTGCCTCCCCAAGCCGGACGAGACGGGCTGCATCAGCGGCACCGTGGGCTCCCGGGCCGAGCCCGTCGCCGGCGTCGACGTGATCCTGCGTGACGCGGAGGGCGCCGAGGTCGAGACCGTGACGACCGAGGAGGACGGCAAGTTCAGCTTCGCCGTCACCGAGGCGGGGGAGTACTTCGTCGTCCTCGACGAGGAGACGCTGCCCGACGGCCTCGAGCAGCTCCCGCCGCGCGCGGCCATCGCCGGCCCCGACGGGTCGGTCAAGGTCACCGCGAAGCTCGGCTCCTCGGTCTCCCCGATCGTCGAGGTCCGCGACGAGGACTACGACGCCGGGGGTGTGTCGTTCGGCGACCAGATCGCCCAGTCGGTGGTCAACGGGCTGCGCCTCGGCCTGCTCCTGGCCCTGGCCTCGCTCGGCCTCTCGCTCATCTACGGCACCACCGGCCTCTCGAACTTCTCCCACGCCGAGCTGGTGACGCTCGGCGGCATGGTCGCCTACGGCCTGGTGAACCTCGCCGGGATCAACCTGTGGGTCGGCATCGTGCTGACCACGGTGATCTGCGCCGCCGCCGGCTACCTCCAGGACCGCCTGCTCTGGCAACCGCTGCGCCGCCGCGGGCTGGGCCTGACCCAGCTGATGATCGTGACCATCGGTCTCGCGCTGGCCGCGCAGTACGCCTACCAGTTCTTCGTCGGCGCCTCGCTGCAAAAGGTCGTGGTGCGCGACTTCGGCACCACCAGCTTCGGCCCGGTGACGCTGACGAACCTCTCCTTCCTCGCGATGGGCGTCGCGATCGTGGCGATCGCCGCCGTCGGCTTCGTGCTGCTGCGCACCCGCATCGGTCAGGCCACCCGCGCGGTCTCCGACAACCCCGCGCTCGCGGCCGCCTCGGGCATCGACGTGGACAAGATCATCCGGCTGGTGTGGACGGCCGCGGCCGGTCTCGCCGGCCTGGCCGGCGTGCTCTACGCGCTGGTCATCAGCAACGGCATCCGGTGGGACACCGGCATGCAGATCCTGCTGCTGCTGTTCGCCGCCGTCACCCTGGGTGGCCTCGGTACGGCCTTCGGCGCCTTCGTCGGCTCGATCATCATCGGGCTCGTCGTGGAGCTGGCCGGACCGCTGGGCGCGCCCGGTGACCTCAAGTACGCCGTTGCCCTCGGCATCCTGATCGTGCTGCTGCTGGTGAGGCCTCAGGGCATCCTCGGCCGCGCCGAGCGGGTCGGCTGA